A genomic region of Mitsuaria sp. 7 contains the following coding sequences:
- a CDS encoding DUF3325 domain-containing protein, producing the protein MAEPVVLLGAAAVNAVLGFGWLALAMDTHWEQVHGEEAPKAATARNLRAAGALALVLSLGLCLKADHPSMAVLVWLMLLAGAAAAIAATLSWRPRWLKGLWPR; encoded by the coding sequence ATGGCTGAGCCCGTTGTTCTGCTGGGCGCCGCCGCCGTGAACGCCGTGCTGGGCTTCGGCTGGCTGGCGTTGGCCATGGATACCCACTGGGAGCAGGTCCATGGCGAAGAGGCGCCGAAGGCGGCCACCGCGCGGAACCTGCGCGCTGCCGGCGCGCTGGCGCTGGTGCTCTCGCTCGGCCTGTGCCTGAAGGCGGACCACCCGTCGATGGCTGTGCTGGTATGGCTGATGTTGCTGGCAGGCGCGGCAGCGGCCATCGCGGCCACGCTGTCGTGGCGCCCGCGATGGCTGAAGGGGCTGTGGCCGCGTTAA
- a CDS encoding FxDxF family PEP-CTERM protein, with the protein MRAWVGQGRGQNPTPVPCDGDVPVTHCNKSRRFVQDTNSCCSANSVTKSTRLTGWAAMKFKSLVLALGAALIAGAAGAATLDPVFVSPTVTPSGSSFSDVVLGSFTLTQASDVTGSVLAATTISFGNGFTVPLQSVNFSFAGLNGVTDLDASATGFHFANLAAGTYQLLASGTLSGAGFGGAVFSTTVNVAAAAAVPEPATYALMLAGIAAVGFVARRRRQD; encoded by the coding sequence ATGCGGGCATGGGTGGGACAGGGCAGGGGACAAAACCCGACCCCTGTCCCTTGCGATGGTGACGTCCCTGTGACGCACTGCAACAAAAGTCGCCGGTTTGTCCAGGACACGAACTCATGCTGCAGTGCAAACTCCGTCACGAAATCAACTCGACTGACGGGATGGGCAGCCATGAAATTTAAGTCTCTCGTGCTGGCGCTGGGCGCCGCGCTGATCGCGGGCGCCGCTGGCGCCGCGACCCTGGATCCGGTGTTCGTCTCGCCGACCGTGACCCCGAGCGGCAGCAGCTTCTCGGACGTGGTCCTCGGATCCTTCACCCTGACGCAGGCCTCGGACGTCACCGGCTCGGTGCTGGCGGCGACCACCATCAGCTTCGGCAACGGCTTCACCGTGCCGCTGCAGTCGGTGAACTTCAGCTTCGCGGGCCTGAACGGCGTGACGGACCTGGACGCGAGCGCCACGGGCTTCCATTTCGCCAACCTGGCCGCCGGCACGTATCAGCTGCTCGCCAGCGGCACGCTCAGCGGTGCCGGCTTCGGCGGCGCGGTCTTCTCGACGACGGTCAACGTCGCCGCGGCGGCTGCCGTCCCCGAACCCGCGACCTACGCGCTGATGCTGGCCGGCATCGCTGCCGTCGGTTTCGTGGCGCGTCGTCGCCGCCAAGACTGA
- the parC gene encoding DNA topoisomerase IV subunit A — protein MREMTQETFDFENPNGAGAGGPGGQSPSGDALTLAQYAQQAYLEYALSVVKGRALPSYSDGQKPVQRRILFTMERLGLGFTGTTGAKAVKSARVVGEVLGKYHPHGDQAAYDAMVRMAQDFSQRYPLVDGQGNFGSRDGDNAAAMRYTEARLSAYSRLLLDELDQGTVDFQPNYDGSESEPRELPARLPFVLLNGASGIAVGMATEIPSHNLREVAEAAVLLLKRPDASDDELFSAIKGPDYPGGGQLISSADEIRAAYSTGRGSLKVRARWKIEDLARGQWQLVVTELPQGVSTAKVLEEIEELTNPKVKTGKKTVTPEQLQLKGAMLAVLDKARDESNKDAPVRLVFEPKSRTVDQQDFINTLLAQTSLETTAPLNMTMVGDDGRPTQKTLRKILTEWVGFRLNTVTRRTQHRLDKVSDRIHILEGRHEILLHIDEVIALIRHSDEPKPALIERFKLSERQAEDILEIRLRQLARLEFIKIEQELKTLREEAGKLEEILSNPSVLRRTVVKEIEADAKQYGDDRRTEIKEDKRAVAEVRIVDEPVTVVVSLKGWVRALKGHEVDPAALAFKSGDSLYGVFPCRSVDPLVVLGTNGRAYSVPVSALPGGRGDGQPITTLIELESGTQIAHYYAAAATQKLLLAGTGGFGLVAEVGDLVGRQKAGKSFLSLEGEERPLPPSVVPAAAAKGDAAAVQVACLTMTGRLLTFAIEELKHQPKGGRGLTLIDLDAKDALVSIAAFTSVLMVSGTVRGGKAKEEPLRNAALAAYAGKRAKKGKACDVMTKPMRVTAG, from the coding sequence TGCCGTCCTACAGCGACGGCCAGAAGCCGGTGCAGCGCCGCATCCTGTTCACGATGGAGCGGCTCGGCCTGGGCTTCACCGGCACGACCGGCGCCAAGGCGGTCAAGAGCGCGCGCGTGGTCGGCGAGGTGCTCGGCAAATACCACCCGCACGGCGACCAGGCCGCGTACGACGCGATGGTGCGCATGGCGCAGGACTTCAGCCAGCGTTACCCGCTGGTCGACGGCCAGGGCAACTTCGGTAGCCGCGACGGCGACAACGCCGCCGCGATGCGCTACACGGAAGCGCGGCTGTCGGCCTACTCGCGCCTGCTGCTGGACGAACTGGACCAGGGCACGGTCGACTTCCAGCCCAACTACGACGGCTCCGAGAGCGAGCCGCGCGAGCTGCCGGCGCGGCTGCCCTTCGTGCTGCTGAACGGCGCCTCCGGCATCGCGGTCGGCATGGCGACCGAGATCCCCAGCCACAACCTGCGCGAGGTCGCCGAGGCGGCGGTGCTGCTGCTCAAGCGCCCCGACGCGAGCGACGACGAACTCTTCAGCGCGATCAAGGGTCCCGACTATCCGGGCGGCGGCCAGTTGATCAGCTCCGCGGACGAGATCCGCGCGGCCTACAGCACCGGTCGCGGCAGCCTGAAGGTGCGCGCGCGCTGGAAGATCGAGGACCTCGCCCGCGGCCAGTGGCAACTGGTCGTGACCGAACTGCCGCAGGGCGTCAGCACGGCCAAGGTGCTCGAGGAGATCGAGGAACTCACCAACCCCAAGGTCAAGACCGGCAAGAAGACGGTGACGCCGGAGCAGCTGCAGCTCAAGGGCGCGATGCTGGCGGTGCTGGACAAGGCCCGCGACGAGTCCAACAAGGACGCGCCGGTGCGCCTGGTCTTCGAGCCCAAGAGCCGCACCGTCGACCAGCAGGACTTCATCAACACGCTGCTGGCGCAGACGAGCCTGGAGACGACGGCGCCGCTGAACATGACCATGGTCGGCGACGACGGCCGCCCGACGCAGAAGACGCTGCGCAAGATCCTGACTGAGTGGGTGGGCTTCCGCCTGAACACGGTGACGCGGCGGACGCAGCATCGCCTGGACAAGGTCAGCGACCGCATCCACATCCTGGAAGGCCGCCACGAGATCCTGCTGCACATCGACGAGGTCATCGCGCTCATCCGCCATTCGGATGAACCGAAGCCCGCGCTGATCGAGCGCTTCAAGCTCAGCGAGCGCCAGGCCGAGGACATCCTCGAGATCCGGCTGCGTCAGCTGGCGCGGCTGGAGTTCATCAAGATCGAGCAGGAACTGAAGACCTTGCGCGAGGAAGCCGGCAAGCTCGAGGAGATCCTGTCCAACCCGTCGGTGCTGCGCCGCACGGTGGTCAAGGAGATCGAAGCCGACGCCAAGCAGTACGGCGACGACCGTCGCACCGAGATCAAGGAAGACAAGCGCGCGGTCGCCGAGGTGCGCATCGTCGACGAGCCGGTGACGGTGGTCGTCAGCCTGAAGGGCTGGGTGCGCGCGCTCAAGGGCCACGAGGTGGATCCGGCGGCGCTGGCGTTCAAGTCGGGCGACTCGCTGTACGGCGTGTTCCCGTGCCGCAGCGTCGATCCGCTGGTGGTGCTGGGCACCAACGGCCGGGCGTACTCGGTGCCGGTCTCGGCGCTGCCGGGCGGGCGCGGCGACGGGCAGCCGATCACCACGCTGATCGAGCTGGAGTCGGGCACCCAGATCGCGCACTACTACGCCGCCGCGGCGACGCAGAAGCTGCTGCTGGCCGGCACCGGCGGCTTCGGTCTCGTGGCCGAGGTCGGCGACCTGGTGGGCCGCCAGAAGGCGGGCAAGAGCTTCCTGAGCCTGGAAGGCGAGGAACGTCCGCTGCCGCCGTCGGTCGTGCCGGCCGCCGCTGCCAAGGGAGACGCGGCCGCCGTGCAGGTCGCCTGCCTGACGATGACCGGCCGACTGCTGACCTTCGCAATCGAGGAGCTCAAGCACCAGCCCAAGGGCGGTCGCGGCCTGACGCTGATCGACCTGGACGCGAAGGACGCGCTGGTCAGCATCGCCGCGTTCACGAGTGTGCTGATGGTCAGCGGCACGGTCCGCGGCGGCAAGGCCAAGGAGGAGCCGCTGCGCAACGCGGCGCTCGCGGCCTACGCCGGCAAGCGCGCGAAGAAGGGCAAGGCCTGCGACGTGATGACCAAGCCGATGCGCGTCACGGCGGGCTGA